One window of Candidatus Regiella endosymbiont of Tuberolachnus salignus genomic DNA carries:
- a CDS encoding type II secretion system F family protein, which produces MTTTRNASPWLLERLNAARRLVRQGQHLGLALRNTDYHFPSKPCVNKLMLLTDGDNAERIIENYANQWLKNTIITLKRRTARLSTALFLLVSGYMLLLVQVIQQLNQLAGQIGQ; this is translated from the coding sequence TTGACCACTACACGCAATGCCTCGCCGTGGCTGCTGGAACGCTTAAATGCTGCCCGCCGCTTAGTGCGCCAAGGCCAACACCTGGGGCTCGCGCTACGCAATACCGACTATCATTTTCCGTCCAAGCCCTGTGTCAACAAATTGATGTTGCTCACTGACGGTGATAATGCCGAACGTATCATTGAAAATTACGCCAACCAGTGGCTGAAAAACACCATCATAACCCTTAAACGGCGTACTGCCCGCCTCTCCACGGCCTTATTTTTGCTGGTCAGTGGCTACATGCTGTTGCTGGTGCAGGTCATCCAACAACTGAATCAACTGGCCGGGCAAATCGGCCAATAA
- a CDS encoding type II toxin-antitoxin system RelE family toxin, protein MIYKIKFDKKAFKEWEALTDPLRKQFAKALKKRQEQPRVPQAKLSGLADCYKIKLRASGFRLVYKVVDNTLIITVIAVGKRERNQVYVAAKKRLT, encoded by the coding sequence ATGATCTATAAAATTAAATTTGATAAAAAAGCCTTCAAAGAATGGGAAGCACTGACTGATCCCCTTCGTAAACAATTTGCTAAAGCATTAAAGAAAAGACAAGAACAACCCAGAGTACCGCAAGCAAAATTATCAGGATTAGCGGACTGCTATAAAATTAAGCTGCGAGCTTCTGGTTTTAGGCTGGTTTACAAAGTCGTTGATAATACGCTTATTATCACGGTGATAGCCGTAGGTAAGAGAGAACGTAACCAGGTATACGTGGCGGCTAAAAAGCGCCTCACTTGA
- a CDS encoding lytic transglycosylase domain-containing protein encodes MKKKFLIPILCLLGFSGSVNALCFQAAGLRYQVDPLLLKAMAVQESGLDPRAVNINRNKAGKALSTDYGLMQINSRHIPTLVSMGVIKSKKELLSNACLNVQIGAWILAKHLQRCGVNWPCLGSYNAGLARHNHPRCMKYARRVYQHYQQLRVQTP; translated from the coding sequence ATGAAAAAAAAGTTTTTGATACCCATTTTGTGTTTGCTCGGCTTCTCTGGCAGCGTTAACGCCTTGTGTTTTCAGGCCGCTGGGCTGCGTTATCAGGTCGATCCGCTGTTGCTAAAAGCGATGGCGGTACAAGAAAGTGGCCTGGATCCGCGTGCCGTCAATATTAACCGCAACAAGGCGGGCAAGGCACTCAGTACCGACTATGGCTTGATGCAAATTAACTCCCGTCACATTCCTACCTTGGTGTCGATGGGGGTCATCAAATCAAAAAAGGAGTTACTCAGTAACGCTTGCCTGAATGTCCAGATTGGCGCCTGGATTTTGGCCAAACACCTGCAACGCTGTGGCGTGAACTGGCCGTGCCTCGGCTCCTACAATGCCGGCTTGGCGCGTCATAACCACCCACGCTGCATGAAGTATGCCAGACGGGTTTATCAGCATTATCAGCAGTTGCGGGTTCAGACGCCATGA
- a CDS encoding IS3 family transposase, with protein MTTQREEVWTTDITYVWTYEGWMYLAVVMDLYSRQIIGWAMAAHMKTALCVQALQMAYWRRKPPKGLLHHSDRGSQYTRHQYRAHLQVMGVQASMSGKGQCWDNAPTERFFRSLKYEYLNYEILKTRNDAKLGGLDYLAYYNSRRPHSLLAYFSPIEFELIPVINLS; from the coding sequence TTGACAACTCAGAGAGAGGAGGTATGGACAACGGATATCACCTATGTTTGGACTTATGAAGGCTGGATGTATTTAGCGGTGGTGATGGACTTATACTCGCGCCAAATAATCGGTTGGGCAATGGCAGCCCACATGAAGACAGCACTGTGTGTACAAGCTCTCCAGATGGCTTACTGGCGCAGAAAACCTCCAAAAGGGTTGCTCCATCACTCAGATAGAGGCAGCCAATATACCCGCCATCAGTATCGTGCCCATTTGCAAGTGATGGGTGTGCAAGCCAGTATGAGTGGTAAAGGGCAATGTTGGGATAACGCACCAACAGAACGTTTTTTTCGGAGCTTGAAATATGAATACTTGAATTATGAAATACTTAAAACCCGTAATGATGCCAAGTTAGGGGGGCTGGATTATTTAGCCTATTACAATAGTAGAAGACCACATAGTCTACTCGCTTATTTTTCACCCATCGAATTTGAGCTTATACCTGTAATCAATTTGTCTTAA
- a CDS encoding type II toxin-antitoxin system Phd/YefM family antitoxin, protein MPNLILSDTSASVSELKKNPMATVDAGDGLPVAILNRNKPAFYCVPAPLYEAMMGSLDDLDLIEIVRQREGGETVEVDLDQYL, encoded by the coding sequence ATGCCAAATCTCATCCTTAGTGATACCAGTGCCAGCGTGAGTGAGTTGAAAAAAAATCCGATGGCAACAGTGGATGCCGGAGACGGCTTACCGGTCGCTATCCTCAATCGAAACAAACCCGCTTTTTACTGTGTGCCCGCTCCCCTTTATGAAGCCATGATGGGATCACTGGATGATCTCGATCTGATAGAGATTGTTCGCCAACGCGAAGGAGGTGAAACCGTAGAGGTGGATTTGGATCAATACTTATGA
- a CDS encoding type 4 pilus major pilin — MYDFTTAAQMTGMLAQFGGIPNSMTLLGNKSAGTATVINTWGGSVTVQPETSTGNNKTGFSVSYTGVPQEACVTLATKLSQTSVIAETTINTTTTIGSVSAALTGAQCVADTGSAGNNTLKFKSLT, encoded by the coding sequence GTGTATGACTTCACCACCGCCGCCCAAATGACCGGCATGTTGGCGCAATTTGGTGGCATCCCTAATTCAATGACCTTACTGGGTAACAAAAGTGCGGGGACAGCGACGGTGATTAACACCTGGGGTGGCAGCGTGACCGTGCAACCTGAAACCTCCACAGGCAACAACAAAACCGGGTTTTCGGTCAGCTATACCGGGGTACCGCAAGAAGCCTGTGTCACTTTGGCTACCAAGCTGTCGCAAACCAGCGTGATTGCGGAAACCACCATCAATACCACCACCACCATTGGGTCTGTTTCTGCGGCGCTTACCGGGGCGCAGTGTGTCGCTGACACCGGCTCGGCCGGCAATAACACCCTGAAATTTAAAAGCTTAACGTAG
- a CDS encoding phage integrase central domain-containing protein has product MNMAIQAKPLTNTEVKAAKTIGKDLSLHDGGGLLLFVKTSGVKTWRFRYYHPLSKKRTTVTFGHYPALSLAEARQKREAAKALLAKKMDPQEYQRTILASEQEARINTLEKVATEWFKIKQSSITANHARDVWRSLERDIFPVVGQVGIQEIKARTLITALEPVKAKGALETVKRLTQRLNEIMIFAVNCGLIDANPAGGIGKAFEKPKKKNRPALTPRELPELMQALSVALLIVSTISLLWNSLTFLIENPILYSYLELFSLRGKFIKLIIYWMKFRLFYR; this is encoded by the coding sequence ATGAACATGGCAATACAGGCAAAACCCCTAACGAATACCGAAGTAAAAGCAGCAAAAACCATCGGCAAAGATTTATCATTACATGATGGTGGCGGCTTATTATTATTTGTCAAAACATCGGGTGTTAAAACATGGCGCTTTCGCTACTATCACCCCCTGAGTAAAAAAAGAACGACGGTCACTTTTGGCCATTATCCCGCCCTCTCACTGGCTGAGGCCAGGCAGAAGCGAGAGGCTGCAAAAGCCCTGTTGGCAAAAAAGATGGATCCACAGGAGTACCAACGAACGATATTAGCCAGTGAGCAAGAAGCGAGGATTAATACCTTGGAAAAGGTTGCCACTGAGTGGTTTAAAATTAAGCAATCCAGTATCACGGCAAACCATGCCCGTGATGTATGGCGATCGCTTGAACGTGATATTTTTCCTGTGGTTGGACAGGTAGGGATACAGGAGATTAAAGCACGCACGCTTATTACTGCTTTGGAGCCCGTCAAGGCCAAAGGCGCGCTGGAAACGGTAAAAAGATTAACGCAACGGTTAAATGAAATCATGATTTTTGCCGTTAACTGTGGATTAATTGATGCCAACCCCGCGGGCGGTATTGGTAAAGCTTTTGAAAAACCGAAAAAGAAAAATAGACCCGCGTTGACACCGAGGGAATTACCGGAATTGATGCAAGCCCTGTCGGTGGCTTTGCTTATCGTATCGACGATAAGCTTACTCTGGAATAGCCTAACCTTTCTCATTGAAAACCCTATATTATATTCTTATCTAGAGCTTTTTTCGTTGCGGGGCAAGTTTATTAAGCTGATCATCTATTGGATGAAATTTCGTTTATTCTACCGCTGA